A genomic segment from Malaclemys terrapin pileata isolate rMalTer1 chromosome 1, rMalTer1.hap1, whole genome shotgun sequence encodes:
- the RS1 gene encoding retinoschisin yields MQRSKTGARALCADTRAALSCNPVRARDRVLLCRARDRVLLCWGAQPRVRLAQSPTPCSEQQECPYHKPLGFESGALPSDQISCSNSEQYTGWYSSWTANKARLNGQGFGCAWLSKFQDNGQWLQIDMKEVKVISGLLTQGRCDADEWMTKYSVQYRTDENLNWIYYKDQTGNNRVFYGNSDRSSIVQNLLRPPIVSRYIRLIPLGWHVRIAIRMELLECMSKCA; encoded by the exons atgcagcgtagcaaaacgggagcgagagcactttgtgctgatacaagggcagctctctcctgcaacccggtccgggccagggaccgggttttgttgtgcagggccagggaccgggttttgttgtgctggggagctcagccacgtgtccggctcgcacagagcccaacaccctgttctgagcagcagg AGTGTCCCTATCATAAACCCCTCGGGTTTGAGTCAGGAGCGCTTCCTTCCGACCAGATAAGCTGTTCCAATTCCGAGCAGTACACCGGCTGGTATTCTTCATGGACTGCAAACAAGGCCAGACTTAATGGCCAGGGTTTTGG GTGTGCATGGCTCTCCAAATTTCAAGACAATGGGCAGTGGCTGCAGATTGATATGAAGGAAGTCAAAGTTATCTCAGGGCTACTCACACAGGGGCGCTGTGATGCGGATGAGTGGATGACAAAATACAGCGTGCAGTACAGGACTGATGAGAATCTGAATTGGATTTACTACAAGGACCAGACAGGAAACAACCGG GTTTTCTATGGAAACTCAGACAGATCATCCATTGTCCAGAATCTCCTGCGCCCTCCGATTGTTTCCCGCTACATCCGATTAATACCTCTAGGCTGGCATGTGCGCATTGCCATCAGGATGGAGCTGCTGGAGTGCATGAGTAAATGTGCTTAA